Part of the Bacillus sp. THAF10 genome is shown below.
AATCCCTGTCAACCTAATATTTCCTCTAAGCCTGCTTTGTAAGATTAGTGGCCCTTACTTTTTCTTCTTCAAGCTTTTATGAATCCAGATGGCGGCCTGAACCCCATCTCCCATCGCAATCGCCACCTGCTCAGAGTGTGCCACCACATCCCCTGCTGCCCAAACGTTTTTTACACTTGTCTCTTTTGTTCTTGGATCTACTTTTATGTGTTTATTTTTTTCAAGCTCCACTCCAAGCTGCATGGCAAGGTCTGAATTCACCTTATTTCCTCCCATAGCAAGGAAAGCGGTTGGAGCTTCGATGACTTGCCCGCTAGCTAAGATTACTCCTTGAAACGCATCGTTTTTAACAACAGCCTCGGAAACTTCACTTGAAATGAGCTTAATGTCTTTCTGTAAAAGTTCATTTTGGAGCGCTACTTCTAAGGACTCTTGAAGATTTATGTAGGTAATCCTTGTCGTCCAGTGTGTGAGCGCTAGCGCCATAGTTACGCCTGCTTTCCCCTTCCCTAAAACAATGGTTGGCTTATCGGATGTGGCATACCCATCACAATCCGGGCAAACAAATACAGACTTGCCTAGGCAAGGTTGTAGCTTTGGAAAAGGAGGAAGATTGTCTTTAACTCCTGTGGCAAGGAGAAGCGTTTTTGTTTGATATTCGTTGTTATTGGTGGATTTGACTTGAAAAATATCATCCATTTTTATGATTTCCTTCACCTTCTCTTGCTGAAAGTGAACATTTAGTTCTTCTGCTTGCTCCCTACCAAGCTTTCTTAACGTATCGCCACTAACTCCCTTCGGCCACCCGAGCAGGTTATGGTAGCACTTGCATAAGGTTGACCTCCCATTGTTGCTATCTACCACAAGCACTTGATAATTATATCTACCTAGCTGAATGGCTGCTTGAAGCCCTGCGATTCCGCCTCCTATTATCACGCAATCATAAATCAATCCATCCGCCTCCAAATCTTTAAGCTTTGTAGCTAGTATTTGACGTTCGGAAAGAATTATTTTAAAAAAAGGCATAAAGACATGTTTCACTTTCTGTCAGCCGGGTATCAAAATTACATAACCAAGGAGGCGATAAAAAATGAAACCAACCTATAAAGAGTTTCAAAATGACGAACAAGTAGTAGGAGCAGTACAAGAGCTAAAAGCACAAGGTGTCCATGATGATAACATTTATATCATTACACATGATGATGACCGTACGAATCGGATAGCTGATAATGCTGATGCTAATACTGTCGGCGCCGGTGAAGTTGGTATGGATACGTATGTGAAAAATATTTTCCGCAGCAAAGGGGACGAGCTCCGTGCCCAGTTTAAAGAGCTAGGTTTTTCCGCACCAGAGGCGGAACAGCTAGAGGAAAAGCTAGATCAAGGAAAAATTATTCTTGTTGTCAAAGATATGACCCCTAGTACCACCCTATAAATTTATTTCGACTCCCCCTTAAAATATATGATTGAGAGGATGGCCTTTGGTCGTCCTCTTTTTTCTTTTTTCCTTTTTCATGGTACACTCTTAGTAAGCAATCTCTTAAATAGGTGTACGACCAATTAGGAGGGAATTATATGACAAATAATATGACCATTACCATTCAGCATGAGAAAAAGCAATTGCTCCTCAAGCCTAGTAACGTGTATATGTATCAGGGATTTCAAGTTGTCGAAGCCTTTAATGAAAATTACACAGAATGCTACTATTTATTTTTCTATAAAACATCCTACCTTACTGGAAAATGCACAGCAAAAATGAAGAGAAAATCAAAACTCAGCTCTATTTTGCAAAAAGGCATTCATTTTTCTCCAGATCATCCACTTTTAGCCTATTTACTCACGAACAATCGACTTCACACATTCCCTGCATTTACTCCACTTTGGGAAAAAATACAAAAGAAATACTCACCACTTGAAGCTTCCGTTATCCTTTCTATTTTCGACGCCTTTATGAAAAAAGAAAAAATCATCAACGTGATAAAAGAGTTTGCCCAACAATACCGTAGAGAAGGCAAACTGCTCCTCACGTATCAACTTCTCCGACTACTTACAGAAACGTATCCGACCAATAAATGGGCACAAGAAATGTCAAAAAGCCTTCAATATCAGTCCTATCAATCCCTTTATACTTCCAATCCCTCTTCCTTACTACCCAAAGATCCACTGTATGTGGAGCAATACTGCTACAATCATATCGAACAAGCGGAATACCTTGCCCTTCTTCAAGAAAAATTGCAAAAAGAAGGCAGGCAAATGGAACGATTGTCCCTATATTCCTACTCCCTTACTAAAAGTACACCTGATGACTTTGATACCTATAAGCAAATGATTTCGTGTTTCTCTAAAAGCACAAGTACGGAAGAAAAAGTGAAGTTTCTCAGCTATATACTGCGACATAGAGAGGAGTATCATGAAGGGTTGTACCGCGATTTATTAGGTTTACTGAAACAATCCGAGCGCTACGAAGACCTTTTAATCCTGCTTACAAAAAATAAAGCTCCTATTTCCGATAAAGATTTGCCATACATTCAAGAGGCGATGCAACATGTAAAATGGGCGGAACACCCCAACTGGCTTTCAGAGCTTTCCTTCCATTTTGATGCTGACATCACACCTACTCAAGTTCAGGCGCTTTTTCAAATCGTCGTGCCAAACCTGCTTACCATCAAAGGATTGGATTATACAGAGCAATGGATTTCACCTTACTGTGCAAAGTATCCAGGAATTCCAATCCTAAAGAAAATAAAAAAAATGGCCTCCTTAAAAAACGATCCAGACCAAATGTATGCACTTGGAGAAATGTACTATGAATTTAAACAGCTATCAGAGGCTGTAGAATGCTTTAACTGGGAGTTAGAGCTTGATCCATCAAATGCTAGCTCTATCAAGTGGCTGTCTAAGCTCTATCTTGAAATGGGGATGGTGGAGGAATCTAAGTCCTATCAGTATATGTTGAGGGAAGGATCTTAATATAAGGCTGTTTTCGTAAACTTTGTTGCTACTGAGTGTAGTTAAGCAACACGTAATCAACGTTGCTGTCGTGCTCTTTTCGTGGAGGAGTTTTAAACACGTGGCAATTTTTCTTAGCTCGAAGATTGGAAAAAGGCTTAAAGCCAACTTTTTCTTAAGTTTTAGCAACAATCTTTTAGAAAAGAGCTTAATAAAAAGCTGTTTTCGTAAATTTTGTTGCCACTATGTATTGATATGACACATGAACAAAAAACCCCAAATCCAAAATGGATTAGGGGTTTTCCTTTTCTATTAATGCGTTGGAATATACGCGTTATCTTCGCACGCCTTCACCATAAACTCGTATTGAAGCAAGCGCACTTCAAACAGTTTTAGCGGGTCGTAATAGCGCTCAGGGCTTGCTTGCATTTGTTCTAGCTTTTTGTTGGCATGGGCAATGGTTGCTTCTGTTTCCTCGACTGTATGGTTTAAATCGAGGAATGCTCCCTCGTAGAACAGGTTGATGTCTGCTTTAAGCGCTTTTTCAAACAGATCGAATTCAAGGAAGAATTTATTGACTACATCCTCTGCAACGTCAGTGAAGCGTTCGTTTTCAATGTATTTTTTATACTGAGTAAAGAGAAGCTGGTTGCTTTGTTGCAGCGAGCCGAACAAACGACCGGCACCTTTTAGCAGGTATTGAGTCGTATTTGGACGATTCAGGATGTTTTGTTTCTCCACTTCCACCCTGCTTAGAATTCGGTTGATGTCCCTACGCCAGTCTTCCATTACTTTAAAATCGCAAACAAGCTTCATTTTTTCCTCTTTGTACAAGGCATTGAAGGTGTCGCTCATGCCTTGCAAGTATTCCTGGCTGTCCTTGAGCTCGCGGTTAGAGGTATCTAACCATAGTTGCAGCTCCTGACGCAGCCTTGGTAAGAGGTCTGAATGCATATACGTAGCGATGGTTTCGTTCATTCGCTCGTTTAATTCGAGATGAAGCGTTTTGAAATTACTGTCTTCCTTCACATAGCTTGAGCATTCACGAAGCAGCTTAGGAATCGTCTTCATGGCCTCTCGTTTCATTTCAATCGTAACAGCGCGGTACCCTTCTGTGATGCTTTGAATTTTTTCCGCTTCTGTATCATGCATGTGATGGATAAATCCACTCAGGCGGCTTAAGATGTCCTCATGAAAATCTACTGTCCCTTTTAAATTGTCCTCCATCGCAATTCTGCTGTTGAGAAGCTCTGTTAAAGTAGAGCGAATCAACTGCAATAGCTTAGAGGTACGACGCTCTTCCACTGCTTTACTGCGAAGCTTGAAGTTTGTTTCCATAAAATGAGCAAGATTCTGATGCTGCTTGCTCGCAGAACGTAGGGAAGAATAAGGGAACACTCTCGCATCAGGGAAAAACTCGTTGATGCGGTGCTTCGCTTCCTCGACGATTTGCGTTGCTTCGGCTTCATGGAAAGCTGTGTCCATTTTGTTTAGCACAAAGTGTACAGGAATTTCCGGTGCACGCTCTTTAATTTTCACAAGCACTTTTAGCTCTTCTTCGGTAAATGGTGTTTGAGCATCTAAAATGTACAGCAATCCATCCGAAAGTGGAATGTATTTCATTGTTTCATTTCCTTCCACATTCTGGCCTTCAAACTCAGGTGTGCTGATCAAGGAGTACTCTTGATCTTCTAGGAATGCTGATGGCCATTTCAGGTCAATAATGGACCCTAGTCGATGGTCGGTAATCTCTCCTAGAGCAGTGGTTTCATCGAGCGTAATTTCGTTCATTTCTGCAATGTCCCCATCCGAGCTAACAAACACTGGGGCAGTCTCCTCCCCTAACAATTTCTCGCCGATGAGGGAATTAATAAAGGATGATTTTCCGTTCTGGACAGTCCCTGTTACAACAAGATGTTTTCGGTTTAGGTTACTGAGCTGAGAAAACAACCATTTTTTCTGATGAGCAACAACCAAATGATTATTTTTGGCCCATTCTATCAATGTTTTGAATAACTCCACCGTGTAATTAACCTGGATGCTGTCGTGCTCGTAATGGAAAATGCGGTTTTCAGCATCCTCCAAGACGTGAGCCGATAATGCTGTTGGAAAAACCTCGTTCCAGGACATTACTGCTGCAGATGCAAATAGAGATTTTGATCTGTTTGATACCTTCAGCCAGTTGCCTAGTAAGTCCGGTACAATTCCTTGTAATTCCTTAATCAAATATTTGCCTTCAATTAAGGATAAATACGTGCGTTGGTGCAGTCCTTCTACCTTTGTCCATGATACTTCTGAATCCCTCTCAAGCGAGGTAAAAATGCCATTTGCGGTTTTCACCCATTCTAAATATTGAGGGTGATTATCGTAATTTTGCCATAGGGCTGCTACTAGGCTTTCAAACTTTTGCTTATTCTCTTCTAGTAGCACATGAAGAACTTCTTGGAAATAGCTTGGACTAAATTCTGTTGCATAGCCTGCATCAATATAGCTCAGCAAGCAGTCGTACCAAGCCTCTGAACGCGTTCTTATGGACTCATGCACCGCAAGCTCGATCGCATGCTGACGGTCATCCTGCTCTTCATAAAACGTACGGGCTGTTTGTGTAACATGTGGATAGTCAGGGTTGATGGCTATAGCCTTTTTAATATTTTTATAGGCATGTTCAAGCTTCCCTCGTTGGATATAGAGAGTGAATAGTTGGAGAGCAACTTCAATTTTAAGCGTAGAGTTGTCTGTCGTAATTTTGGAGTATATGTCTTCCGCATCCACGAGCATTCCAAGCTCAAAATAGGAATCGGCGATGTTCTTTTTCGCCCATGGCCCTAGCTCATTGTGAACATTTTCCCATTTAAAGATAGCACTTTCGTAATCTTTGCTGTGAAAATAAACCTCACCTTGAGCAAAGCGGATAAAGGATAGGTCGGCCACTTCATTTTCTTGTTCGGCCAAAAACGCTTCCCCGAGAGCTTGCACGGGATGCTTTGTCTCTACATCCAAGAGTAACGTTTCAAAATACGTTTTACTGATTAATTTGTTTTCCTGTGTCATATTATCCCCCACCAATCATTCACCATTTTTTACTGGCTAATAATGAGCACTTTCAAATGCAAAGTGATGTGTATTTTTTTTCTATCATCTTGTATATAGTTCGTAAGTCTTTGCGTTTTTTGGACCATTATCTTATACCCTTTTTCCCAAACAAATACTCATCATTTTACTATTTTCGTTTGAAAAAATTATTTCCCGGGAAAAGATGGAAATTCGAATGGTTTTTCATTTAAAAACTAAATGTAAGTCCGCTGGTGATTTCCGCAAAATGGCTCCGCGTCAGCGGGGCGAGTTGCGAGCGTCCTCGGCTGCGCCTGTGGGGTCTCCAGTCAATCGCTTCTTTTCTCCGGAGTCTCCGCCATTTGCTCCAATCACCAGCTAGAAACTACTTTAAATAAGAAAAATAGAATACAAAAACGCGAGATAATAATTTCTCTCGCGTTTCTTCATTTTAGTACTATTTATTCATATGTGATAAAAAATCTCCGAGCAGTTTGTCGACATCCTCGACCTCTAGCTCTTCTTTTTCTTCTGT
Proteins encoded:
- a CDS encoding NAD(P)/FAD-dependent oxidoreductase; the protein is MPFFKIILSERQILATKLKDLEADGLIYDCVIIGGGIAGLQAAIQLGRYNYQVLVVDSNNGRSTLCKCYHNLLGWPKGVSGDTLRKLGREQAEELNVHFQQEKVKEIIKMDDIFQVKSTNNNEYQTKTLLLATGVKDNLPPFPKLQPCLGKSVFVCPDCDGYATSDKPTIVLGKGKAGVTMALALTHWTTRITYINLQESLEVALQNELLQKDIKLISSEVSEAVVKNDAFQGVILASGQVIEAPTAFLAMGGNKVNSDLAMQLGVELEKNKHIKVDPRTKETSVKNVWAAGDVVAHSEQVAIAMGDGVQAAIWIHKSLKKKK
- a CDS encoding general stress protein — protein: MKPTYKEFQNDEQVVGAVQELKAQGVHDDNIYIITHDDDRTNRIADNADANTVGAGEVGMDTYVKNIFRSKGDELRAQFKELGFSAPEAEQLEEKLDQGKIILVVKDMTPSTTL
- a CDS encoding GTP-binding protein, producing MTQENKLISKTYFETLLLDVETKHPVQALGEAFLAEQENEVADLSFIRFAQGEVYFHSKDYESAIFKWENVHNELGPWAKKNIADSYFELGMLVDAEDIYSKITTDNSTLKIEVALQLFTLYIQRGKLEHAYKNIKKAIAINPDYPHVTQTARTFYEEQDDRQHAIELAVHESIRTRSEAWYDCLLSYIDAGYATEFSPSYFQEVLHVLLEENKQKFESLVAALWQNYDNHPQYLEWVKTANGIFTSLERDSEVSWTKVEGLHQRTYLSLIEGKYLIKELQGIVPDLLGNWLKVSNRSKSLFASAAVMSWNEVFPTALSAHVLEDAENRIFHYEHDSIQVNYTVELFKTLIEWAKNNHLVVAHQKKWLFSQLSNLNRKHLVVTGTVQNGKSSFINSLIGEKLLGEETAPVFVSSDGDIAEMNEITLDETTALGEITDHRLGSIIDLKWPSAFLEDQEYSLISTPEFEGQNVEGNETMKYIPLSDGLLYILDAQTPFTEEELKVLVKIKERAPEIPVHFVLNKMDTAFHEAEATQIVEEAKHRINEFFPDARVFPYSSLRSASKQHQNLAHFMETNFKLRSKAVEERRTSKLLQLIRSTLTELLNSRIAMEDNLKGTVDFHEDILSRLSGFIHHMHDTEAEKIQSITEGYRAVTIEMKREAMKTIPKLLRECSSYVKEDSNFKTLHLELNERMNETIATYMHSDLLPRLRQELQLWLDTSNRELKDSQEYLQGMSDTFNALYKEEKMKLVCDFKVMEDWRRDINRILSRVEVEKQNILNRPNTTQYLLKGAGRLFGSLQQSNQLLFTQYKKYIENERFTDVAEDVVNKFFLEFDLFEKALKADINLFYEGAFLDLNHTVEETEATIAHANKKLEQMQASPERYYDPLKLFEVRLLQYEFMVKACEDNAYIPTH